A genomic stretch from Chitinophaga agri includes:
- a CDS encoding RNA polymerase sigma-70 factor, producing the protein MARQSFDDNHYLQLFISGSEDAFDAIFKRYYEGLRQFAKVLLPYPTDEAEDIVAEMFCALWHNRRQLAISTTLNAYLYVAVRNRIFDYYRKRKSMYNLPEEALAEMPDDGYQQPDHQLMYKDITVHIQSLIAQLPPQMQLVFKMHRYEGFSYEEIAGLLNISVNSVKTHMFRALKFLKATYPILPIC; encoded by the coding sequence ATGGCACGCCAGTCTTTCGACGATAACCACTATCTGCAACTGTTCATCTCCGGAAGCGAAGATGCGTTTGACGCTATCTTCAAACGCTACTATGAAGGATTGAGACAGTTCGCTAAAGTATTGCTGCCATATCCTACTGATGAAGCAGAAGATATCGTCGCGGAAATGTTCTGCGCCCTATGGCATAACCGCCGCCAGCTGGCTATTTCCACCACTTTAAACGCATACCTGTATGTAGCGGTCCGTAACAGGATCTTCGATTACTATCGTAAGCGAAAATCAATGTATAACCTCCCGGAAGAAGCACTTGCAGAGATGCCTGATGATGGCTATCAGCAACCCGATCATCAGCTGATGTATAAAGATATCACTGTACATATCCAGTCCCTGATCGCACAGTTGCCGCCGCAGATGCAGCTGGTATTCAAGATGCACCGATATGAAGGATTCAGTTATGAAGAGATTGCGGGTCTATTAAATATATCTGTTAATTCAGTTAAGACACACATGTTCCGCGCCCTTAAATTCCTCAAGGCGACCTATCCAATATTACCAATATGTTAA
- a CDS encoding AraC family transcriptional regulator, translating to MGTLKRRDGFEGEQLISLPDAVWKNAIKINPVLGQLYITHIGYFPKAAFHYRDREKGCTDNILIYCTHGKGWYSIDNRTFRVGMNEYVIIPVTDLPLRYGSDDDHPWTIYWVHFSGKDMEAFNHGFNIGLYDGPKPIHRNEKGIQLWNSMFQSLKMGFGKDNLSKANLHLYHFISTFLFPEKPTRDTAEGHHRIHDTIRYMQQHLAATLTVERLAQLADLSPSHFSNLFKKTTGMSPLNYFIHLKLQQACLLLYTTDLKIKQVATAIGYEDPYHFSRLFKKSMHVSPELYRGMRRKDHEGMDCLVL from the coding sequence ATGGGGACTCTTAAAAGAAGGGATGGCTTCGAAGGGGAACAGCTCATCAGTCTCCCTGATGCCGTCTGGAAAAATGCCATTAAGATCAATCCCGTACTGGGTCAGCTGTACATCACACACATTGGTTATTTTCCTAAAGCTGCTTTTCATTACAGGGACAGAGAAAAAGGCTGCACGGACAATATTCTGATCTATTGTACGCACGGCAAAGGCTGGTACTCAATTGATAACAGGACATTCAGGGTCGGCATGAATGAATATGTCATTATTCCGGTCACTGATCTGCCGTTGCGCTATGGCTCTGATGATGATCATCCATGGACAATTTACTGGGTGCATTTCAGCGGAAAAGATATGGAGGCATTTAATCATGGATTTAACATTGGGCTGTATGATGGTCCAAAACCCATTCACCGCAATGAGAAAGGGATTCAGCTATGGAACAGCATGTTCCAGTCACTGAAGATGGGATTTGGAAAAGACAATCTGAGCAAAGCAAACCTACATCTGTACCACTTCATTTCGACCTTTCTTTTCCCGGAAAAGCCTACCCGTGACACGGCGGAAGGGCATCACCGTATCCATGATACGATCCGGTATATGCAGCAGCACCTCGCGGCTACACTGACGGTAGAACGCCTGGCGCAGCTGGCTGACCTGTCACCTTCACATTTCTCCAACCTGTTTAAAAAGACGACGGGCATGTCTCCGCTGAATTATTTTATTCACCTGAAACTACAGCAGGCTTGTCTGCTGTTATACACGACAGACCTGAAGATCAAGCAGGTGGCTACTGCGATAGGGTATGAAGATCCGTACCATTTCTCACGCCTATTCAAGAAGAGTATGCATGTGAGTCCGGAGCTCTATAGAGGCATGCGGAGAAAGGATCATGAGGGGATGGATTGCCTGGTGCTCTAG
- a CDS encoding FecR family protein, translated as MEQQELYLLITRHFNEQTALWEEDFLADWLESAAENRQTYNVLKELWQASHQRSDTALVNAALKDVKQRIRQRQQPALITMMKQYLTQIAAAAVVTGMIISSVFYLRHSTKPQPIAYVERTGLPGQVLTLTMPDSTIVHLAPHSTIRYTQDFGKTDRHIILEGEAFFDVTKNAHRPFTVLAGELSVLVLGTRFNVAHYKGQDSAAVSLVEGKVQVSTPAQPHPVDLQPGQELFYDSHAKQAFTRDYDVESVTGWTSRLLIFRNESLAVVARKLEQLYDVEIIFTDPAMANYKLFAKFRDKPLHYILDVIKATGNLDYTINGKQIRFIENNAYQSH; from the coding sequence GTGGAACAGCAGGAGCTTTATTTACTGATCACCAGGCATTTTAATGAACAGACCGCCCTATGGGAAGAAGACTTCCTGGCCGATTGGCTGGAGAGCGCAGCAGAGAACAGGCAGACTTACAATGTATTAAAAGAGTTATGGCAGGCCAGCCATCAACGATCAGATACTGCATTGGTGAATGCTGCACTAAAGGATGTAAAACAACGCATCCGCCAGCGTCAGCAACCTGCGCTGATCACTATGATGAAACAATACCTTACACAGATCGCGGCCGCAGCTGTCGTAACAGGTATGATCATCAGCAGTGTGTTCTATCTGCGTCACAGCACAAAGCCGCAACCCATCGCCTATGTGGAGAGAACAGGGTTGCCGGGACAGGTGCTGACACTGACAATGCCGGACAGTACGATTGTGCACCTCGCGCCTCACAGCACTATCCGTTATACACAGGACTTCGGTAAGACTGACCGGCACATCATACTGGAAGGAGAGGCATTTTTTGATGTCACTAAAAATGCGCACCGTCCCTTTACTGTACTGGCAGGAGAGCTCTCTGTACTGGTACTCGGTACCCGTTTTAACGTAGCACACTACAAAGGGCAGGACAGTGCTGCCGTTTCCCTGGTAGAGGGGAAGGTACAGGTAAGTACGCCTGCGCAGCCGCATCCTGTTGACCTGCAGCCAGGACAGGAGTTATTTTATGATAGCCATGCGAAGCAGGCTTTCACAAGAGATTATGATGTGGAATCAGTAACCGGATGGACGTCCCGTTTACTCATATTCCGCAACGAATCACTCGCTGTGGTGGCACGCAAACTGGAGCAATTGTATGATGTTGAGATCATCTTTACCGACCCTGCCATGGCTAACTATAAGTTGTTTGCGAAGTTCAGGGACAAGCCACTTCATTACATCCTGGATGTGATCAAAGCAACGGGCAATCTCGACTACACCATCAACGGAAAGCAGATCCGGTTTATCGAAAACAACGCTTATCAATCACACTAA